A stretch of the Deinococcus sp. YIM 134068 genome encodes the following:
- a CDS encoding DUF3197 domain-containing protein produces the protein MTAPLQIADPLGVPGAPQETLQAVLAYFGEADLTGGRLILVTDRQGDREGARYAALVMLGREATVTVPAFGPHYGAAGERALGDLTRWAGERSLPVRETVLNPSDFVRVLAEPGAGEVARLIAASSPSDPGIYAVRPGHRRVGDDWETEG, from the coding sequence ATGACCGCACCCCTCCAGATCGCCGACCCGCTTGGGGTGCCCGGTGCCCCGCAGGAAACGTTGCAGGCCGTCCTCGCCTATTTCGGGGAGGCCGACCTCACGGGCGGGCGGCTGATCCTCGTGACGGACCGGCAGGGGGACCGGGAGGGGGCGCGGTACGCCGCCCTCGTCATGCTTGGACGGGAGGCGACCGTGACCGTGCCCGCCTTCGGACCGCACTACGGGGCGGCGGGGGAGCGGGCGCTCGGCGACCTGACCCGCTGGGCGGGAGAGCGGTCGCTGCCCGTGCGCGAGACGGTCCTGAACCCGTCGGACTTCGTGCGCGTGCTGGCCGAACCCGGTGCCGGGGAGGTCGCCCGCCTGATCGCCGCGAGCAGTCCCAGCGACCCCGGCATCTACGCCGTCCGGCCTGGGCACCGCAGGGTCGGGGACGACTGGGAAACGGAGGGCTGA